One part of the Bacteroidota bacterium genome encodes these proteins:
- a CDS encoding GH92 family glycosyl hydrolase has product MKRPPIAILSLIAALNFGAGDRSTTTQSSLADVVNPLIGTAPSRTISALRHGEGTENNAQVIPEVTVPFGMTNWTPQTRVTEAKCVAPYYYSDTLISGFRGTHWLSGSCTQDYGSFTLMPVTGSVNCLTEKRASRYFHDNEISSPYYYSVFLEKYNIRTEITATTRCGLLRFTFGRSDRGTIFIEPNSDFGEGSLVIIPEKKEIVGFNPVHRIYQGWGKRAGFCGYFVAQFSRGFASYGVYHDSTRQTGNREISNLKKSGGFVSFALAPSENITVKIGTSFTSAEEARKNLERETNGLDFDAAKERLKTRWDAMLSKVQVRGGSMKSRTNFYTALYHAFILPRTYNDVDGSYPSFAGGDSICNSGDHTYYCDFSLWDTYRALHPLFNLVIPEINADMVRSLLLKAEEGGWLPIYPCWNSYTAEMIGDHAISVVADAYVKNVVTLTEKDYSYLKKNATETPNEYREYLDGKGVRALRSYIKYGFIPLEDSVNESFHRGEQVSRTLEYAYDDFALSQISKKMGKEDDYTYFLERSRNYRNVYDARVACVSGRSIDGTFTKDFSRTARMPYITEGTPGQYLWYVPQDVIGLMRLMGGKEKFNESLDQFFASGQYWHGNEPDQQVPFLYVYSGEPWKTRNVVRQILNEEYDNTPGGLSGNDDAGQISAWYIFASLGMYPVCPSSQEYVLTAPAFEESVVDLPEGKKLIIRAKGASEGTNHVSAIHFGQTSVENFQLSHSDLVHGGVLEFTMARDPGAEN; this is encoded by the coding sequence ATGAAAAGGCCTCCCATTGCGATCCTTTCTCTCATCGCGGCGTTGAATTTCGGTGCAGGAGACAGATCTACCACCACGCAGAGTTCGCTTGCCGACGTCGTCAACCCGCTCATTGGAACGGCGCCCTCTCGCACCATCAGCGCATTACGGCACGGGGAAGGGACTGAAAATAACGCGCAAGTGATTCCGGAAGTCACCGTACCGTTCGGTATGACAAATTGGACCCCACAAACGAGAGTGACCGAAGCGAAATGTGTTGCGCCGTATTATTATAGTGACACACTCATCTCGGGATTTCGGGGTACCCACTGGTTGAGCGGTTCTTGTACGCAGGATTACGGGAGTTTCACCCTCATGCCCGTCACCGGCAGCGTGAACTGCCTCACGGAGAAACGCGCTTCACGCTATTTCCACGACAACGAGATCTCAAGTCCGTATTATTACAGCGTGTTCTTGGAGAAATACAATATCCGAACAGAGATCACAGCGACGACGAGATGCGGGCTGTTGAGATTCACGTTCGGCCGATCTGATCGCGGTACCATTTTCATTGAACCCAATAGTGATTTTGGAGAAGGTTCTCTCGTCATCATCCCCGAGAAGAAGGAGATCGTCGGATTTAACCCTGTCCATAGAATCTACCAGGGATGGGGGAAAAGAGCGGGGTTTTGCGGATATTTCGTCGCGCAGTTCAGCCGGGGCTTTGCATCGTACGGTGTCTATCACGATTCAACCAGGCAAACTGGCAACCGTGAAATTTCGAATCTGAAAAAGAGCGGCGGTTTTGTCTCGTTCGCGCTCGCTCCGAGCGAGAATATAACCGTCAAGATCGGAACATCGTTTACGAGTGCGGAAGAAGCGAGAAAGAACCTGGAGCGGGAAACCAATGGTTTGGATTTCGACGCGGCGAAAGAGAGGCTGAAAACAAGGTGGGATGCCATGCTCTCAAAGGTGCAGGTGCGCGGCGGTTCGATGAAATCCCGAACGAACTTCTACACTGCGCTGTATCACGCCTTCATTCTGCCGAGAACGTATAACGATGTTGACGGATCGTATCCAAGCTTTGCAGGAGGGGATTCGATCTGCAATTCCGGCGATCATACATATTATTGTGATTTTTCATTGTGGGATACCTACAGGGCATTGCATCCCCTTTTCAACCTCGTGATACCGGAGATCAATGCCGATATGGTCCGATCGCTGTTGTTGAAGGCAGAGGAGGGAGGCTGGCTTCCGATATACCCCTGCTGGAACAGTTACACTGCTGAAATGATCGGAGATCACGCCATCTCGGTCGTTGCCGACGCATACGTCAAGAATGTAGTGACGCTGACTGAAAAGGATTATTCGTATTTGAAAAAAAATGCGACGGAGACTCCAAACGAGTACCGCGAATACTTAGACGGCAAAGGGGTCCGGGCGCTACGATCGTACATCAAGTACGGTTTCATTCCCCTGGAAGACAGCGTGAATGAATCTTTCCATCGCGGAGAACAAGTGTCGCGCACGCTTGAATACGCGTACGATGATTTCGCGCTCAGCCAGATCTCGAAGAAAATGGGGAAAGAAGACGACTACACATATTTTCTTGAAAGATCCAGGAACTACAGGAACGTCTATGATGCTCGGGTCGCGTGTGTTTCCGGAAGATCTATTGACGGAACATTCACTAAAGATTTCAGCCGAACGGCCCGCATGCCCTACATCACCGAGGGGACGCCGGGGCAATATTTGTGGTATGTGCCGCAGGACGTCATTGGCTTAATGAGGCTCATGGGGGGAAAAGAAAAATTCAACGAGAGCCTAGATCAGTTTTTCGCAAGTGGTCAATACTGGCACGGCAACGAACCGGATCAGCAGGTGCCGTTTTTGTATGTTTACTCGGGCGAACCATGGAAGACCCGGAATGTTGTGCGGCAAATTCTCAATGAAGAGTACGACAATACCCCGGGGGGCTTAAGCGGAAACGACGACGCGGGCCAGATCTCTGCCTGGTACATTTTTGCATCGCTTGGCATGTACCCGGTATGTCCGTCGAGCCAAGAGTATGTATTGACCGCTCCCGCATTTGAAGAATCGGTTGTGGATCTCCCGGAGGGCAAGAAATTGATCATACGTGCGAAAGGGGCCTCCGAGGGGACGAATCATGTCAGCGCAATTCATTTCGGCCAAACATCCGTGGAGAATTTCCAACTCAGCCATTCAGACCTTGTCCATGGAGGGGTCCTGGAATTTACCATGGCGCGCGATCCCGGTGCCGAAAATTAA
- a CDS encoding heparan-alpha-glucosaminide N-acetyltransferase domain-containing protein, producing the protein MTQQIENTASEKGGRLVSLDVLRGMAIAGMMMVNNHGPGSEVYTQIEHAPWNGCTFADWVFPTFLFVVGVAMTFSFSRRAHDASQKKALYGHVLKRTAVLFLLGIVLNAISYNNFPFFFPSTVRIPGVLQRIAACYLVVSLILLNCKIRGQAVWAIGLVVAYWLMLELIPVPGYGAGVLQPAGSLEWYVDSHLFKGHTYVYAPTPGFDPEGLVSTIPAIATTLFGALTGQWLRSDKPQKSKANWMLAAGVVLTLVGAVLGIWMPINKNLWTSSYAVFMTGIDLVCFGILYWFIDIRGFKKWAIPFVIYGMNAISVYFLSDIVAKLLAIIEWESSGATISLRSYIYQNLLLQIVSPINASLVYAISFMLLMYLIAWIMWRRKWFIKI; encoded by the coding sequence ATGACACAACAGATCGAAAATACCGCTTCTGAAAAAGGCGGGCGGCTTGTTTCCCTCGATGTGCTTCGCGGAATGGCAATTGCCGGCATGATGATGGTCAACAATCATGGACCGGGTTCGGAGGTCTATACTCAAATAGAACATGCTCCATGGAACGGATGCACATTTGCTGATTGGGTCTTTCCGACCTTTCTGTTCGTAGTAGGAGTGGCGATGACTTTTTCATTCAGCCGTCGCGCTCATGATGCTTCTCAAAAGAAAGCTCTCTATGGCCATGTTCTTAAGCGCACGGCGGTTCTTTTTCTTCTCGGAATTGTTCTCAATGCGATCTCTTATAACAACTTCCCTTTCTTTTTCCCTTCGACCGTTCGCATCCCGGGAGTGCTGCAGCGCATCGCCGCATGCTATCTCGTTGTCTCTCTGATCCTGTTGAATTGCAAAATACGGGGACAAGCCGTCTGGGCAATTGGATTGGTCGTTGCTTACTGGCTCATGTTGGAATTGATACCGGTTCCCGGCTACGGCGCTGGGGTGCTGCAGCCGGCGGGGAGTTTGGAGTGGTATGTGGATTCACATTTGTTCAAAGGTCACACGTACGTCTATGCACCGACTCCGGGTTTTGACCCCGAAGGTCTTGTGAGTACCATCCCGGCGATCGCAACCACGCTTTTTGGCGCCCTAACAGGTCAATGGCTGCGGTCCGACAAACCTCAAAAGAGCAAAGCGAACTGGATGTTGGCTGCAGGAGTCGTTCTAACTCTTGTCGGTGCAGTTCTTGGAATCTGGATGCCGATCAACAAAAACTTGTGGACGAGTTCTTATGCCGTATTCATGACCGGAATAGACCTCGTGTGCTTCGGGATTCTCTATTGGTTCATTGATATACGCGGCTTTAAGAAGTGGGCGATCCCGTTCGTTATCTATGGCATGAATGCGATCTCGGTGTATTTCCTATCGGATATTGTGGCAAAACTCCTGGCGATCATCGAATGGGAGTCGTCGGGCGCAACGATCTCCCTGCGAAGTTACATCTATCAAAACCTGTTGCTGCAGATCGTCAGCCCCATCAACGCTTCGCTTGTGTACGCAATTTCCTTCATGCTGTTGATGTATCTCATTGCCTGGATTATGTGGCGCCGAAAGTGGTTTATAAAAATTTAG
- a CDS encoding LacI family DNA-binding transcriptional regulator gives MPNTRMRLTISDIAKLAGVSKSTVSLVLNNKPGVSEKIRREVLEVIEKYRYNPSQIAQSLAARETRSIGLIIKEIDNPYFSRLMRGVYDSCSELGYSVLLGSSELSAGKEAEIIKTLVSKRVDGLIISPLQSEGSNFSYLIDLLKDNYPLVILGIVTNYPTNVVDIDNAKAAYDAVSLLIRHGHTKIAHFGGPVHSGHGQRRLEGYKQALSDHGIPISKNYIVAVEPYIPDGYQAGKHLFSGNADPPTAVFCYNDLVAIGLINALTDLGVDVPDDVSVMGFDNIDFGEYVRIPLTTVQMPAYEIGKAAASLLVKQINSPSTPLVERVILEHKIIERHSIAKRSGQNFRVDDLTEKTAPGDGTDAKGRIRQADATGKK, from the coding sequence ATGCCTAATACTCGTATGCGCCTGACTATCTCCGATATTGCCAAACTTGCCGGTGTGTCAAAGTCCACCGTTTCCCTGGTGCTGAACAACAAGCCGGGGGTGTCGGAAAAAATACGGCGCGAAGTGCTTGAGGTAATCGAGAAGTACCGCTATAACCCCAGTCAGATCGCACAGTCTCTCGCTGCGCGGGAGACAAGAAGTATCGGCCTTATCATCAAAGAAATCGATAATCCTTATTTCAGCAGACTGATGCGCGGGGTATATGATTCGTGTTCAGAGCTCGGCTATTCAGTGCTTCTGGGAAGTTCGGAACTATCTGCCGGGAAAGAGGCGGAGATCATCAAGACATTGGTCAGCAAACGCGTGGATGGGCTGATCATTTCACCGTTGCAGAGCGAAGGGTCTAATTTTTCCTATCTGATTGACCTCCTGAAAGATAATTATCCGTTGGTCATTCTCGGTATTGTCACCAACTACCCAACCAACGTCGTGGACATCGACAACGCAAAAGCTGCTTATGATGCTGTAAGTTTATTAATTCGCCACGGTCATACAAAGATCGCACACTTTGGCGGTCCGGTTCATTCCGGTCATGGGCAGAGAAGGCTTGAAGGCTACAAGCAGGCGCTGAGTGATCACGGCATTCCGATCAGCAAGAATTATATTGTCGCTGTTGAACCCTACATTCCCGACGGATATCAAGCCGGGAAGCATCTGTTCTCGGGAAATGCCGATCCTCCGACCGCAGTATTTTGTTACAACGACCTCGTTGCGATCGGGCTGATAAACGCTCTGACCGACCTGGGGGTTGATGTCCCGGACGATGTTTCTGTGATGGGCTTCGACAATATCGATTTCGGCGAGTACGTCAGAATACCCCTCACGACGGTTCAAATGCCGGCATACGAAATTGGAAAAGCTGCAGCGAGTTTATTGGTAAAGCAGATCAACAGCCCTTCAACCCCCCTCGTCGAGCGCGTCATCCTTGAACATAAGATCATCGAAAGACACTCCATCGCAAAAAGATCCGGGCAAAATTTTCGAGTGGACGATCTTACTGAGAAGACGGCGCCCGGCGACGGAACGGACGCGAAGGGTAGAATCCGGCAAGCGGACGCTACAGGGAAGAAATAA